The following are encoded in a window of Pseudomonas sp. St316 genomic DNA:
- a CDS encoding enoyl-CoA hydratase/isomerase family protein encodes MSPAQNQPSCVLINDAVRLEREAMVGWVVLTRPRQINAINDDIRQGVPQALALLQQDPEIRVIVIRGEGERGFCAGADIKERRGPESSLQVRQRMEKVRWIEALDGIGKPVIAAIHGYCMGGGLELVLACDIRFAAPDAVFALPETGLGLIPGGGGTQRLSRVVAPGQALDMLLTGDRVGAEHAQRIGLVSRLASDNASLLDEVRAFAQRIASKPPTASAFVKQAARAALDMDLKRGLDLELDLFALLAPTKDAREAAQAFSERREPRFTGE; translated from the coding sequence ATGAGCCCGGCGCAGAACCAGCCGTCTTGCGTGCTGATCAACGATGCCGTGCGCCTGGAGCGGGAGGCCATGGTGGGCTGGGTGGTACTGACCCGGCCCCGGCAGATCAACGCCATCAACGACGACATTCGCCAGGGCGTGCCGCAAGCATTGGCGTTGTTGCAACAAGACCCGGAAATTCGTGTGATCGTGATTCGCGGGGAAGGCGAGCGAGGCTTTTGTGCGGGCGCCGATATCAAGGAACGTCGCGGTCCGGAGTCGAGCCTGCAAGTGCGCCAGCGCATGGAAAAGGTGCGCTGGATCGAAGCGCTGGATGGCATCGGCAAACCCGTGATTGCCGCCATCCATGGCTACTGCATGGGCGGTGGGCTGGAGCTGGTATTGGCGTGTGACATCCGTTTCGCCGCGCCCGATGCCGTGTTCGCCCTGCCGGAAACCGGCCTGGGCCTGATTCCCGGTGGCGGCGGCACGCAACGACTTTCCCGTGTGGTGGCGCCGGGTCAGGCATTGGACATGTTGCTTACCGGTGACCGGGTGGGTGCCGAACACGCGCAGCGCATTGGCCTGGTCAGCCGCCTGGCCAGTGACAACGCCAGCCTGCTGGACGAAGTACGGGCCTTTGCTCAGCGCATCGCCAGCAAACCACCCACCGCGTCGGCCTTTGTCAAACAGGCGGCCCGGGCGGCGCTGGACATGGATCTCAAGCGCGGCCTGGACTTGGAGCTCGATCTGTTCGCCTTGCTGGCCCCGACCAAGGATGCCCGCGAAGCGGCCCAGGCGTTCAGCGAGCGGCGCGAACCGCGCTTTACCGGCGAGTAA
- a CDS encoding cytochrome P450 → MNNDSAALDLATAYSAVSQMYRGTDLDIHAVCREQRLKSPIYEGDFITQFGVPTNAGTQQGTRPTFALFKYQDVMTVLRDGATYTSGFIAEGLGAFFDGLIILAMDGDEHRKVRALLQPAFMPETVNKWRPQIDQVIREEYIRPMLPAKKADLMKFGLELPIRIMYALMGFPSDDPSKYKQYAAWALAIVGGNQIDPSKMAEARRQAGIAVKGLYDALAEVVVQRRAEGSQGDDVIGRLLRAEYEGRTLDDHEVITFTRSLLPAAGETTTRMFGSVMTLLLTTPGLLERVKADRSLIGKLMDETTRFEPVATFKVRETAKEVEFHGVKIPKGSFVQCMVVSANRDEDAFENPDVFDIDRKPKPSFGFGFGPHMCIGQFVAKVEISCAVNAILDLFPNLRLDPSEPVPQIGGAQLRGVSKLPVIWD, encoded by the coding sequence ATGAACAACGACAGCGCGGCACTGGACCTGGCAACCGCTTATTCTGCCGTATCGCAAATGTACCGCGGCACCGACCTGGATATTCACGCGGTGTGCCGCGAGCAACGGCTGAAATCGCCCATCTATGAAGGCGACTTCATCACCCAGTTCGGCGTTCCGACCAATGCCGGGACCCAGCAGGGCACTCGCCCGACCTTCGCCTTGTTCAAGTACCAGGATGTGATGACCGTCCTGCGCGACGGTGCGACCTACACCAGTGGATTCATTGCCGAAGGTCTGGGCGCGTTCTTCGATGGCCTGATCATTCTTGCCATGGACGGTGACGAACACCGCAAGGTCCGCGCCTTGCTGCAACCGGCATTCATGCCGGAGACCGTGAACAAATGGCGCCCGCAGATCGATCAAGTGATTCGCGAAGAATACATCCGGCCGATGCTGCCAGCGAAGAAGGCCGACTTGATGAAGTTCGGCCTCGAACTGCCGATTCGCATCATGTACGCCTTGATGGGCTTCCCTTCGGATGACCCCTCCAAGTACAAGCAATACGCCGCCTGGGCCTTGGCCATTGTCGGCGGCAACCAGATTGACCCGAGCAAAATGGCTGAAGCGCGCCGCCAGGCCGGCATCGCCGTCAAAGGGCTGTACGACGCGCTGGCCGAGGTCGTGGTGCAACGCCGTGCCGAGGGTAGCCAGGGCGATGATGTGATCGGGCGTTTGCTGCGTGCCGAATACGAAGGGCGCACGCTGGATGACCATGAAGTGATCACCTTCACCCGCTCGTTGTTGCCGGCCGCTGGCGAAACCACCACGCGCATGTTCGGCTCGGTGATGACCTTGCTACTGACCACGCCCGGCCTGCTGGAGCGCGTCAAGGCCGACCGCTCGCTGATCGGTAAACTGATGGACGAAACCACCCGCTTCGAGCCGGTCGCCACCTTCAAGGTGCGTGAAACCGCCAAAGAAGTGGAGTTTCACGGCGTGAAGATTCCCAAGGGTTCGTTTGTCCAGTGCATGGTGGTGTCCGCCAACCGCGACGAAGACGCTTTTGAAAACCCCGATGTATTCGACATCGATCGCAAGCCAAAACCCTCCTTTGGTTTTGGCTTTGGCCCGCACATGTGCATCGGTCAATTCGTAGCCAAGGTGGAAATCAGCTGCGCGGTCAACGCGATCCTCGATCTATTCCCCAATTTGCGCCTCGACCCGAGCGAGCCTGTCCCGCAGATCGGCGGGGCGCAACTGCGCGGCGTGTCCAAGCTTCCGGTGATCTGGGACTAA
- a CDS encoding SDR family oxidoreductase, whose translation MKFRDKVVLVTGAGRGMGRAIALAYAREGAKVVVSARTARYGEETISQIKALGGEACLVGGDIADREAIKSMVEGGVERFGGLDIVVHCAADTSHGLIADMADDTFDHIVRSNIQSLFWLAKDSAFYLSRAVDKGRLIFISSGEANRKYTPRLIAYSSSKAFMNAFARGLAVEFGAMNILVNVVEPGLIGTDHMLETLGNELPHKLAAHFPVGRLGESADIANAVLFLTSNEASYITGTSLLVDGGATMVALPKVEEILKGH comes from the coding sequence ATGAAATTCCGTGACAAAGTCGTGCTGGTCACCGGTGCCGGTCGAGGCATGGGCCGTGCCATTGCCCTGGCCTATGCCCGCGAGGGCGCCAAGGTGGTCGTATCGGCACGCACCGCTCGATACGGCGAAGAAACGATCAGCCAGATCAAGGCCCTGGGCGGTGAGGCCTGTCTGGTCGGTGGCGACATCGCCGACCGCGAGGCGATCAAGTCGATGGTGGAAGGTGGCGTGGAGCGTTTTGGCGGCCTGGATATCGTGGTGCATTGCGCGGCCGATACGAGCCACGGATTGATCGCCGACATGGCCGATGACACCTTCGATCACATCGTGCGCAGCAACATCCAGTCGTTGTTCTGGCTGGCCAAGGACAGCGCCTTTTACCTGTCCCGGGCGGTCGATAAAGGCCGGTTGATATTCATCTCCTCCGGCGAAGCCAACCGCAAATATACGCCTCGACTGATTGCCTATAGCTCCAGCAAAGCCTTTATGAACGCCTTCGCTCGTGGCTTGGCGGTGGAGTTCGGCGCCATGAATATTCTGGTCAATGTTGTCGAGCCCGGGCTGATCGGCACTGACCATATGCTGGAAACCCTGGGCAATGAACTGCCGCATAAACTCGCGGCACATTTTCCCGTGGGGCGTTTGGGTGAGTCCGCCGACATTGCCAATGCCGTACTGTTTCTGACCTCCAACGAGGCCTCCTACATCACTGGCACCTCGCTGCTGGTGGATGGAGGCGCCACCATGGTCGCGCTGCCCAAAGTCGAAGAAATCCTCAAGGGCCACTAA
- a CDS encoding NAD(P)/FAD-dependent oxidoreductase has translation MNQNQIERNTDFDVIVVGGGTNGLSAGCYLGMEGKKVLVLEALDKVGGMASSGYLIPEAPQHLVHPCALDMMSMRVHSHVPLELGLERHGFKSVELAPGYVYLHPDGQSLIFWRDREKTAAEIRRFSSKDAEAFLQFMKVIDMFLDIALPMMRVDPAKTNLGVKLKMLGTALKHKALKPELMALMTGSALQAARERFEHPVTLSAMCALTGLAGDISADGGGIYYALLGFLHRFGVGRVMGGMQQLSNAMQARLEELGGQVLVSASVSEIVARQGQVKGVKLADGREFTARAVIAGCHPKPALDMVTRGEIPQHLLTRIAMAPANGKGSGPLKVDVALRGQISLPRFAAARGDGVDLRKTVMLIGTEEAVLENFAACARGEVPKLPYITVAAPSAADPSQAPAGQDVLYIYPPVMPVNPNEGWDALRERVADQVQEQLYDYIEGIEGQVIGRRIEAAPDFTERLNTVNGCVVHIDTTSMRSSTMRPAYGLGGDTLPVAGLYLGSAGIHPGGGVNGMAGRLAARRVSKYLSKKGN, from the coding sequence ATGAACCAGAACCAAATTGAGAGAAACACTGATTTCGATGTAATCGTGGTCGGTGGGGGTACCAACGGCCTGTCAGCGGGCTGTTACTTGGGCATGGAAGGCAAAAAAGTGTTGGTCCTTGAGGCGTTGGACAAGGTTGGCGGGATGGCCTCGTCTGGCTACCTGATACCCGAAGCGCCGCAGCATCTGGTACACCCCTGTGCCTTGGACATGATGTCGATGCGTGTGCATTCCCATGTGCCGCTGGAATTGGGACTGGAGCGCCACGGCTTCAAATCGGTGGAGCTCGCGCCGGGGTATGTCTACCTCCACCCGGATGGGCAGTCGCTGATTTTCTGGCGTGACCGTGAGAAAACCGCTGCCGAGATACGCCGCTTCAGCAGCAAGGACGCCGAGGCGTTTCTTCAGTTCATGAAGGTCATCGACATGTTCCTCGATATCGCGCTGCCGATGATGCGGGTCGACCCGGCGAAAACCAACCTGGGCGTGAAGCTGAAAATGCTCGGCACCGCGCTTAAGCACAAAGCCTTGAAACCCGAGCTGATGGCGCTGATGACGGGCTCTGCGTTGCAGGCGGCCCGTGAGCGCTTCGAGCATCCGGTGACCCTTTCTGCGATGTGCGCACTCACCGGCCTGGCGGGCGATATCAGCGCCGATGGCGGTGGCATCTATTACGCCTTGCTCGGTTTCCTCCATCGTTTTGGCGTGGGCCGGGTGATGGGGGGTATGCAGCAGTTGAGCAATGCCATGCAGGCTCGATTGGAAGAGTTGGGCGGCCAGGTGCTGGTATCGGCCAGCGTCAGTGAAATCGTCGCCAGGCAAGGTCAGGTCAAAGGCGTGAAGCTGGCCGACGGTCGCGAGTTCACGGCCCGTGCAGTCATTGCCGGTTGTCATCCCAAGCCAGCGCTGGACATGGTCACCCGCGGCGAGATCCCGCAACACCTGCTGACCCGCATCGCCATGGCGCCGGCCAACGGCAAGGGCTCGGGACCGCTCAAAGTGGATGTCGCCTTGCGTGGGCAGATTTCCCTGCCACGTTTCGCTGCCGCGCGCGGCGACGGTGTGGATCTGCGCAAGACCGTGATGTTGATCGGCACCGAAGAGGCCGTGCTGGAAAACTTCGCCGCCTGCGCCCGTGGCGAGGTCCCCAAATTGCCCTATATCACCGTGGCCGCACCAAGCGCCGCGGATCCCTCCCAGGCGCCAGCCGGCCAGGATGTGTTGTACATCTACCCGCCCGTGATGCCGGTGAACCCCAACGAAGGCTGGGACGCGTTGCGTGAGCGAGTGGCCGACCAGGTGCAGGAACAGTTGTACGACTATATCGAGGGTATCGAAGGGCAAGTGATTGGCCGACGCATCGAGGCCGCCCCGGACTTTACCGAACGCCTGAACACCGTGAATGGCTGCGTGGTGCATATCGACACCACCTCGATGCGCTCGAGTACCATGCGCCCGGCATACGGCTTGGGAGGCGATACCTTGCCGGTGGCGGGATTGTATTTGGGCAGTGCCGGCATTCACCCGGGCGGCGGAGTCAATGGCATGGCCGGCCGGCTGGCGGCCAGGCGGGTGAGCAAGTACCTGAGTAAAAAAGGCAACTGA
- a CDS encoding TetR/AcrR family transcriptional regulator — translation MAVKAGEGGEQGKRNTMNRLLAAARMEFAKKGLAGARVEEIARDAGVTKQLVYHYYKSKEGLFVAVLDESSDNIMSELVNLNVEALPPPEAMRVVLNHFFDQYRLDPFLGSLALEGIRYHDTHETPRNHFLEMAPKLIAKLDAILLRGAANGDFRGGINPRLLLASASLVTTGWFTNRYSMSALAGLDTDSAQGMAIWRQYSADFVLASISLGAEKNADSV, via the coding sequence GTGGCGGTGAAGGCAGGAGAAGGTGGCGAACAGGGCAAGCGCAATACGATGAATCGCCTGCTCGCTGCTGCGCGCATGGAGTTCGCCAAAAAGGGCCTGGCCGGTGCGCGAGTGGAAGAAATTGCCCGGGATGCGGGCGTCACCAAGCAGTTGGTCTACCACTACTACAAGTCCAAGGAAGGGCTGTTTGTAGCGGTACTGGATGAGTCTTCGGACAACATCATGTCCGAGCTGGTCAACCTCAATGTCGAAGCGCTTCCACCACCGGAAGCGATGCGCGTCGTGCTCAACCATTTCTTCGATCAGTACCGCCTGGACCCCTTCCTTGGCAGCCTGGCGCTGGAGGGCATCCGCTACCACGATACCCACGAAACACCCCGTAACCATTTCCTGGAAATGGCGCCGAAACTGATCGCCAAACTCGACGCGATTCTGCTGCGCGGCGCTGCCAATGGTGATTTCCGTGGGGGTATCAACCCGCGCCTTTTGCTGGCCAGTGCATCTTTGGTGACCACTGGCTGGTTCACCAACCGCTATTCGATGTCGGCACTCGCCGGGTTGGACACCGACTCGGCCCAAGGCATGGCCATCTGGCGTCAGTACTCGGCGGACTTTGTCCTGGCGAGTATTTCACTGGGGGCAGAAAAGAACGCCGACAGCGTTTAA
- a CDS encoding FAD-dependent oxidoreductase, whose protein sequence is MTLASVVIVGAGQAGFQVAASLRQEGYDGRITLIGDEPGLPYQRPPLSKAYLLGKIQATNLLFRPADFYATQRIELLHDQVSAIDRQNQRVILASGAAVSYDHLVLATGAHNRPLPVPGAELAQVFGIKTKADADALAPLAKAARNVVVIGAGFIGLEFAAVAAALGASVHVLELGERPMARAVSREMSAVFRQAHEAWGVHFDFRQGLSRIDGDNGKVCAVQTGDGRVLPADLVVFGIGVIPNAQLATEAGLDIENGIKVDASLLTSDPRISAVGDVASFPCQQNDEQHTRLESVQNAVDQARAVVARLMGKPAPYSALPWFWTDQGDLKLQIAGLSNGYDSTVVLGSVDEKQVSVLCFRNDRLVAVESCNRMGDHMAARKILARAPKLTAVEAAADGFDLKAWEVANRD, encoded by the coding sequence ATGACCCTCGCCTCAGTCGTTATCGTCGGTGCCGGCCAGGCCGGCTTTCAGGTCGCTGCCTCCCTGCGTCAGGAAGGCTATGACGGGCGCATTACCCTGATCGGCGATGAACCAGGCCTGCCCTATCAGCGACCGCCGCTGTCCAAGGCCTATCTGCTCGGCAAAATCCAGGCGACCAATCTGCTGTTTCGCCCGGCGGACTTTTACGCCACCCAGCGTATTGAACTGCTACATGACCAGGTCAGCGCCATTGACCGCCAGAACCAACGGGTGATCCTGGCCTCGGGTGCGGCTGTCAGTTATGACCATCTGGTGTTGGCCACCGGTGCGCACAACCGTCCCCTGCCGGTTCCCGGCGCAGAGTTGGCGCAAGTGTTCGGTATCAAGACCAAAGCCGATGCCGATGCCCTGGCGCCGCTCGCGAAAGCAGCGCGCAACGTGGTGGTGATTGGGGCCGGGTTTATCGGCCTGGAGTTCGCGGCAGTGGCCGCTGCCTTGGGCGCCAGCGTGCACGTGTTGGAGCTGGGTGAGCGCCCCATGGCCCGTGCCGTGTCGCGGGAGATGTCTGCAGTGTTTCGCCAGGCCCATGAAGCCTGGGGCGTGCATTTTGACTTCCGCCAGGGCTTGAGCCGCATCGATGGCGACAACGGCAAGGTGTGCGCGGTGCAAACCGGTGACGGACGTGTCCTGCCCGCTGACCTGGTGGTCTTTGGTATCGGCGTGATCCCCAACGCGCAACTGGCGACCGAAGCAGGCCTGGACATCGAGAACGGCATCAAGGTAGACGCCAGCCTCCTGACTTCTGACCCGCGAATCTCCGCGGTGGGCGACGTCGCCAGTTTCCCTTGCCAGCAGAACGATGAACAACATACCCGCCTCGAGTCGGTGCAGAACGCCGTCGACCAGGCCCGCGCGGTCGTCGCGCGCTTGATGGGCAAGCCGGCGCCTTACAGCGCCCTGCCCTGGTTCTGGACCGATCAGGGGGACTTGAAGCTGCAGATTGCCGGGCTCTCCAATGGCTACGACAGCACCGTTGTCCTCGGCTCCGTCGACGAGAAACAAGTCTCTGTGCTGTGTTTCCGCAATGACCGCCTGGTGGCCGTGGAGTCTTGCAACCGCATGGGTGATCACATGGCCGCGCGCAAGATCCTCGCCCGCGCGCCCAAGCTGACGGCTGTCGAAGCCGCCGCTGACGGTTTCGACCTGAAGGCCTGGGAAGTGGCCAATCGCGACTGA
- a CDS encoding lactoylglutathione lyase, which translates to MFELLMSADMMVPDPDGMTQMLVDKLGIYKHERWRQAFDNHPYIAHFLRVHKSLAVSPTRIEPQWHLDRPNPGDPLFHDFLESLKDFQGHHRPMLTHSIVLALHGDKFDALVDKLMRRRLPFRMAQRTPEMPFDRLWLGATPEQPYYQPSVDGGLCIEIMPTEPLQMPPETYQLPPMQPRDLKPGDMVRVTARGFLIRDLDETLRKVSTNLDWEPSGPVETIGSEGYRRARMGFTVPNSATLDVLEATYWNTDAGHYVNNWGPGPYYIRIGVNDLAAKAEDLRARGTRFQWIESSAAVGGRALIKVDPQELDGQVFEFEECSA; encoded by the coding sequence ATGTTCGAGTTATTGATGAGTGCCGACATGATGGTTCCAGACCCGGACGGCATGACGCAAATGTTGGTCGACAAGCTCGGGATCTACAAACACGAGCGCTGGCGCCAGGCGTTCGATAATCACCCGTACATCGCGCATTTTCTGCGGGTACACAAATCCCTGGCGGTGTCGCCGACGCGCATCGAACCGCAGTGGCACCTGGATCGGCCGAACCCCGGTGACCCGCTGTTTCATGATTTCCTGGAAAGCCTCAAGGATTTCCAGGGCCACCACCGGCCCATGCTTACCCACTCCATCGTGCTGGCGCTGCATGGGGACAAGTTCGACGCGCTGGTGGACAAACTGATGCGTCGTCGCTTGCCATTCCGCATGGCGCAGCGCACCCCGGAAATGCCGTTCGATCGCCTATGGCTGGGGGCGACCCCCGAGCAACCGTATTACCAACCCTCCGTGGACGGCGGCTTGTGCATTGAAATCATGCCGACCGAGCCTTTGCAGATGCCGCCGGAAACCTACCAGCTGCCACCGATGCAACCGCGCGATCTCAAGCCCGGCGACATGGTGCGCGTCACCGCCCGTGGCTTCCTGATACGCGACCTCGATGAAACCCTGCGCAAGGTATCGACCAACCTCGACTGGGAGCCGAGCGGCCCGGTAGAGACCATCGGTAGTGAAGGTTACCGCCGTGCGCGGATGGGCTTCACAGTGCCCAACAGCGCCACCCTCGATGTGCTCGAGGCTACCTACTGGAACACCGACGCCGGCCACTACGTCAATAATTGGGGCCCGGGTCCGTACTACATCCGCATCGGTGTCAACGACCTGGCCGCCAAAGCCGAGGACTTGCGAGCGCGCGGCACTCGGTTCCAGTGGATCGAATCCTCGGCGGCCGTGGGTGGCCGTGCGTTGATCAAGGTCGATCCGCAGGAACTCGATGGCCAAGTCTTCGAGTTCGAGGAGTGCTCTGCATGA
- a CDS encoding oxidoreductase produces MNKVWFITGAARGLGAAIAKAALTDGDRVVVSGRRTDALENVFAEYGERVLAVALDVTDEAQALAAAEKAVARFGRIDVLVNNAGYGQLGPFEDNFASDADKQFATNVFGVFNVCRAVLPIMRQQRSGHIFNLSSMGGLVGMGGAALYCASKFAVEGFSESLALEVAPFGIKVTLVEPGVFRTDFLDASSAVFGAGGLEDYATFTAKVKSASAAYNHRQTGSPTKLGSALVQLANSAQPPLRYLAGSDAYQQVRDKLDKMLAQIEQWRPLTCSTDGE; encoded by the coding sequence ATGAACAAAGTCTGGTTTATTACCGGTGCGGCCCGAGGCCTGGGTGCCGCCATTGCCAAGGCCGCGCTGACCGACGGCGACCGTGTGGTGGTCAGCGGCAGGCGCACCGACGCGCTGGAAAATGTCTTCGCCGAGTATGGCGAGCGCGTGCTGGCAGTGGCCCTGGATGTGACCGATGAAGCCCAGGCGCTTGCCGCCGCAGAGAAGGCCGTTGCGCGTTTTGGCCGAATTGATGTGCTGGTCAACAATGCCGGCTACGGGCAACTGGGGCCCTTTGAAGACAATTTCGCCAGCGACGCCGACAAGCAGTTCGCGACCAACGTGTTTGGTGTGTTCAACGTCTGCCGTGCCGTCTTACCCATCATGCGCCAGCAACGCAGCGGCCATATATTCAATCTGTCCTCGATGGGCGGCCTGGTGGGCATGGGCGGTGCGGCGCTGTATTGCGCGTCGAAATTTGCCGTGGAAGGTTTTTCCGAATCACTGGCCCTGGAGGTGGCGCCGTTCGGTATCAAGGTCACGCTGGTGGAACCCGGCGTTTTCCGTACCGACTTTCTCGACGCCAGTTCAGCGGTCTTCGGTGCAGGTGGGCTAGAGGATTACGCAACATTCACCGCCAAGGTCAAAAGCGCTTCGGCCGCCTACAACCACCGGCAAACCGGCAGCCCGACGAAACTGGGCAGCGCGCTGGTACAGCTGGCCAACAGTGCGCAGCCACCGTTGCGTTACCTGGCAGGCTCCGACGCTTATCAGCAAGTCCGCGACAAGCTCGACAAGATGCTCGCGCAAATCGAGCAGTGGCGGCCGCTGACCTGCTCCACCGATGGCGAATAA
- a CDS encoding nuclear transport factor 2 family protein produces MSMDKQAIEHFLHGQIDCWNKGDKEGFFAHYRSVSANGLSIEYVGKPLHDAWQVLEGMWALQQPKIRVEVRQCIVNGNEAACHHLNAFREQQGGIETIELYRFEDGKLSVRYFINQ; encoded by the coding sequence ATGAGCATGGACAAACAAGCAATCGAGCACTTCCTGCACGGCCAGATCGACTGCTGGAATAAAGGCGACAAAGAGGGTTTTTTCGCCCATTACCGCAGCGTCTCGGCCAATGGCTTGAGTATCGAATATGTCGGCAAACCCCTGCATGATGCCTGGCAGGTGTTGGAAGGCATGTGGGCGCTACAGCAGCCGAAGATTCGCGTGGAGGTGCGCCAGTGCATCGTCAATGGCAATGAGGCGGCCTGTCATCACCTGAACGCCTTTCGCGAGCAGCAAGGTGGCATCGAGACGATCGAGTTGTACCGATTCGAAGACGGCAAGTTGTCTGTGCGTTATTTCATCAACCAGTAA
- a CDS encoding MFS transporter gives MTTNTRNSTTSAHAGNDFSEFKRGWHIVLLGLFGICTSISAALLYSFGTLVIPLEQAFGWSRGDLQASITFLFAGVAISTQLVGGLYRRYGLRRVAIVSMVLQIVGYLAITRIQGSIGWLYLAFFIMPIICAGTIAITWTQLVNLWFERNRGLALAVILCGTGLMAMILPPLLSRLIAAYGWQAGFIALAAMPMLFTLPLSLMWLRMPAPLASADATPQKALAQLTGMSFRQALRSGMYWGFNVALILSVSLTVGMVTNLVPMLQSKGLSPQQASQIFSSFGISIIGGRLLVGYLLDRYSPSVVAAVSLALPALGCAIFLLGGAQNTSLLVLATLCIGASAGAEFDLAAFLMARYFGLKDYARIFGLHLCLITIVSGLVPMLFGHLYDVYGSYSAVLVCCFCCAIIGPIILLWLKMEPAFLARQQNPQQGQHA, from the coding sequence ATGACTACAAATACACGCAACAGCACCACCTCGGCCCACGCCGGCAATGATTTCTCCGAGTTCAAGCGTGGCTGGCACATTGTCCTGCTGGGGTTGTTTGGCATCTGCACGAGCATTTCCGCTGCGTTGCTGTATTCCTTCGGCACCCTGGTGATTCCGCTGGAGCAGGCGTTCGGCTGGAGTCGTGGCGACTTGCAGGCCTCGATCACCTTTCTGTTTGCTGGTGTGGCGATTTCCACGCAGTTGGTGGGTGGGTTGTATCGCCGTTACGGATTGCGCCGAGTGGCGATTGTTTCGATGGTGCTGCAGATCGTCGGTTACCTGGCCATCACCCGGATCCAGGGCTCGATTGGCTGGTTGTACCTGGCATTCTTCATCATGCCGATCATCTGCGCCGGCACCATTGCGATTACCTGGACACAACTGGTCAACCTGTGGTTCGAGCGTAATCGTGGGTTGGCGCTGGCCGTGATCCTGTGTGGCACCGGCTTGATGGCGATGATTCTGCCGCCGCTGTTGTCGCGGTTGATTGCCGCCTACGGCTGGCAGGCCGGGTTCATTGCGTTGGCGGCGATGCCGATGCTGTTTACCCTGCCTTTGTCATTGATGTGGTTACGCATGCCGGCACCGCTCGCCAGTGCTGATGCCACGCCTCAGAAAGCGCTTGCGCAACTGACTGGCATGTCGTTCAGACAAGCCTTGCGCTCAGGGATGTACTGGGGCTTCAACGTCGCGTTGATATTGTCGGTGTCGTTGACCGTCGGCATGGTCACCAACCTCGTGCCGATGCTGCAAAGCAAGGGCTTGAGCCCCCAGCAGGCCAGTCAGATTTTCAGCAGCTTTGGTATTTCCATCATCGGCGGACGTTTGTTGGTGGGCTATCTGCTGGATCGCTATTCACCTTCGGTGGTCGCGGCCGTGAGCCTGGCGCTACCGGCGCTGGGTTGTGCGATCTTCCTCTTGGGCGGGGCGCAGAACACCTCGTTGCTGGTCCTTGCCACCCTGTGCATTGGCGCCAGTGCCGGGGCTGAATTCGATCTGGCGGCCTTCCTGATGGCCCGCTATTTCGGCCTGAAGGACTACGCGCGAATCTTTGGTTTGCACCTGTGCCTGATTACCATCGTCTCCGGGCTGGTGCCCATGCTGTTCGGTCATCTTTATGACGTGTACGGCAGTTATTCGGCGGTGCTGGTGTGCTGTTTCTGTTGCGCCATCATCGGTCCGATCATTCTGTTGTGGTTGAAGATGGAGCCGGCATTCCTGGCCCGTCAACAAAACCCGCAGCAAGGACAACACGCCTGA
- a CDS encoding SDR family oxidoreductase, protein MSTGKLAGRVAIITGSGGGLGAECARVLASHGASIAVVDINFEGATAVAESLLAAGHQALAIATDVSSEDDVRAMVAQVKQRFGRVDILHNNAAILNAEQRQLDRDFVNLDMQAWDRAIAVNLRGAVLCTKHVIPVMLENGKGSIIFATSGLGMQGDMSLTGYATSKAGLMMLPRMVASQYGKQGIRGNAVQIGLAPSEHAMPEPVLDILRDNHCTAELGTPRQIADVVAFLASDESAFVTGTTLVADGGFSSHTPSLVAMRALFAQMGRTGM, encoded by the coding sequence ATGAGCACAGGAAAACTGGCAGGGCGAGTGGCCATTATTACCGGTTCCGGTGGCGGCCTGGGCGCTGAGTGCGCCCGGGTACTGGCGTCGCATGGTGCAAGTATCGCAGTGGTCGATATCAACTTCGAGGGCGCGACGGCCGTTGCCGAGTCGCTGCTGGCTGCGGGTCATCAAGCCTTGGCGATCGCTACGGACGTGTCCTCGGAAGACGACGTGCGGGCGATGGTCGCCCAGGTGAAACAGCGTTTTGGCCGTGTCGACATCCTGCACAACAACGCGGCGATCCTGAATGCCGAGCAACGTCAGTTGGACCGTGACTTCGTCAACCTCGATATGCAGGCCTGGGATCGCGCCATCGCCGTCAACTTGCGGGGCGCGGTGCTGTGCACCAAGCATGTGATCCCGGTCATGCTGGAGAACGGCAAGGGCTCGATTATCTTTGCCACTTCAGGCCTGGGCATGCAGGGCGATATGTCCCTGACCGGCTACGCCACCTCCAAGGCGGGGCTGATGATGCTGCCGCGCATGGTGGCTTCGCAGTACGGCAAGCAAGGTATTCGTGGTAACGCCGTGCAGATCGGCCTGGCGCCTTCGGAGCACGCCATGCCTGAACCGGTGCTCGACATTCTGCGCGACAACCACTGCACCGCCGAGCTGGGCACACCCCGGCAGATCGCCGATGTCGTGGCATTCCTGGCCAGTGATGAATCCGCCTTTGTCACCGGCACCACACTGGTCGCCGACGGTGGTTTCAGCAGCCACACGCCATCCCTGGTGGCGATGCGCGCGCTCTTTGCGCAGATGGGCCGCACCGGCATGTAA